A window of Chaetodon auriga isolate fChaAug3 chromosome 2, fChaAug3.hap1, whole genome shotgun sequence contains these coding sequences:
- the tfap2c gene encoding transcription factor AP-2 gamma isoform X2 produces the protein MLWKLADNVKYEDDCEERHDGNSNGNPRLPHLPAVSQHLYSPSPSLSHSASSDFQPPYFPPPYQPISYPQSSDPYSHLGDPFNINSIHQSPSSNQQQPWPGRQGQDGLGAHGRSGLASQILGLEGGSSGVRREGFRRPELLPPHAHGIEASVIGDNMGMHDMGHGLEDVQHVDDHSIIMADQTVIKKGPVTLPKGNALGLPFQKESLLGMVSNPTEVFCSVPGRLSLLSSTSKYKVTVAEVQRRLSPPECLNASLLGGVLRRAKSKNGGRSLREKLDKIGLNLPAGRRKAANVTLLTSLVEGEAVHLARDFGYVCETEFPAKAIAEYLGRAHVERNEVNSRKNMLLAAKQICKEFTDLLTQDRSPLGNSRPAPIIEPGIQGCLTHFSLITHGFGSPAICAAMTSLQNYLNEALKQVDKMYLSSGSDTQGSSDSGSKSADKMDKHRK, from the exons ATGTTGTGGAAATTAGCCGACAACGTGAAATATGAGGATGACTGTGAG GAAAGGCACGATGGCAACAGCAATGGGAACCCGCGGCTGCCTCACCTGCCAGCGGTCAGCCAGCACCTCTACAGcccgtctccctccctctcacactCGGCCAGTTCGGACTTCCAGCCCCCGTACTTCCCTCCTCCCTACCAGCCCATCTCCTACCCGCAGTCCAGCGACCCCTACTCCCACCTCGGCGACCCTTTCAACATCAACTCCATACACCAGTCGCCGTCGTCgaaccagcagcagccatggCCCGGCCGACAGGGCCAGGACGGGCTCGGCGCGCACGGGAGGAGCGGCCTGGCGAGTCAGATCCTGGGCCTGGAAGGAGGCTCGTCCGGGGTGAGGAGGGAAGGGTTCCGCCGGCCggagctgctgcctccacacGCGCACGGCATAGAGGCGTCGGTTATTGGCGATAACATGGGGATGCACGACATGGGCCACGGACTAGAGGACGTTCAA catgTAGATGACCACAGTATTATTATGGCAGATCAGACAGTCATCAAAAAAG GGCCTGTCACTCTACCTAAAGGCAACGCGCTGGGTCTTCCCTTCCAGAAAGAGTCCCTGCTGGGCATGGTATCAAACCCAACAGAGGTATTCTGCTCCGTACCGGGCCGTCTTTCCTTGCTGAGCTCCACATCCAAGTACAAGGTTACCGTGGCTGAGGTCCAGAGACGTCTGTCACCCCCTGAGTGCCTGAACGCCTCGCTCCTGGGAGGGGTTTTACGCAG GGCCAAATCAAAAAATGGAGGCCGCTCTCTGAGAGAAAAGCTGGATAAGATTGGGCTCAACCTGCCTGCAGGAAGAAGGAAGGCAGCAAATGTCACTCTACTTACCTCACTTGTCGAAG GTGAAGCTGTGCATTTAGCAAGAGACTTCGgttatgtgtgtgagacagagttCCCTGCGAAGGCAATTGCTGAATACCTGGGCAGGGCGCATGTGGAACGCAATGAGGTTAACTCTCGCAAGAACATGCTCCTCGCTGCCAA GCAAATCTGCAAGGAGTTCACTGACCTGCTCACTCAGGACCGCTCACCTCTGGGAAACTCTCGGCCGGCCCCCATCATAGAGCCTGGAATCCAAGGCTGCTTGACCCACTTCAGCCTCATCACTCACGGCTTCGGCTCTCCGGCCATCTGCGCCGCCATGACCTCACTTCAGAACTACCTGAACGAGGCGCTCAAACAAGTGGACAAGATGTACCTGAGCTCTGGTAGCGACACCCAGGGTTCCTCAGACAGTGGAAGCAAATCTGCCGACAAAATGGACAAGCACAGGAAATGA
- the tfap2c gene encoding transcription factor AP-2 gamma isoform X1, translated as MLWKLADNVKYEDDCEERHDGNSNGNPRLPHLPAVSQHLYSPSPSLSHSASSDFQPPYFPPPYQPISYPQSSDPYSHLGDPFNINSIHQSPSSNQQQPWPGRQGQDGLGAHGRSGLASQILGLEGGSSGVRREGFRRPELLPPHAHGIEASVIGDNMGMHDMGHGLEDVQHVDDHSIIMADQTVIKKVLGLRGGRNLDRLQRTYYQGGVLAGPVTLPKGNALGLPFQKESLLGMVSNPTEVFCSVPGRLSLLSSTSKYKVTVAEVQRRLSPPECLNASLLGGVLRRAKSKNGGRSLREKLDKIGLNLPAGRRKAANVTLLTSLVEGEAVHLARDFGYVCETEFPAKAIAEYLGRAHVERNEVNSRKNMLLAAKQICKEFTDLLTQDRSPLGNSRPAPIIEPGIQGCLTHFSLITHGFGSPAICAAMTSLQNYLNEALKQVDKMYLSSGSDTQGSSDSGSKSADKMDKHRK; from the exons ATGTTGTGGAAATTAGCCGACAACGTGAAATATGAGGATGACTGTGAG GAAAGGCACGATGGCAACAGCAATGGGAACCCGCGGCTGCCTCACCTGCCAGCGGTCAGCCAGCACCTCTACAGcccgtctccctccctctcacactCGGCCAGTTCGGACTTCCAGCCCCCGTACTTCCCTCCTCCCTACCAGCCCATCTCCTACCCGCAGTCCAGCGACCCCTACTCCCACCTCGGCGACCCTTTCAACATCAACTCCATACACCAGTCGCCGTCGTCgaaccagcagcagccatggCCCGGCCGACAGGGCCAGGACGGGCTCGGCGCGCACGGGAGGAGCGGCCTGGCGAGTCAGATCCTGGGCCTGGAAGGAGGCTCGTCCGGGGTGAGGAGGGAAGGGTTCCGCCGGCCggagctgctgcctccacacGCGCACGGCATAGAGGCGTCGGTTATTGGCGATAACATGGGGATGCACGACATGGGCCACGGACTAGAGGACGTTCAA catgTAGATGACCACAGTATTATTATGGCAGATCAGACAGTCATCAAAAAAG TATTAGGACTACGAGGTGGCAGGAACCTTGATCGCTTACAGAGGACTTATTATCAGGGGGGCGTTCTTGCGG GGCCTGTCACTCTACCTAAAGGCAACGCGCTGGGTCTTCCCTTCCAGAAAGAGTCCCTGCTGGGCATGGTATCAAACCCAACAGAGGTATTCTGCTCCGTACCGGGCCGTCTTTCCTTGCTGAGCTCCACATCCAAGTACAAGGTTACCGTGGCTGAGGTCCAGAGACGTCTGTCACCCCCTGAGTGCCTGAACGCCTCGCTCCTGGGAGGGGTTTTACGCAG GGCCAAATCAAAAAATGGAGGCCGCTCTCTGAGAGAAAAGCTGGATAAGATTGGGCTCAACCTGCCTGCAGGAAGAAGGAAGGCAGCAAATGTCACTCTACTTACCTCACTTGTCGAAG GTGAAGCTGTGCATTTAGCAAGAGACTTCGgttatgtgtgtgagacagagttCCCTGCGAAGGCAATTGCTGAATACCTGGGCAGGGCGCATGTGGAACGCAATGAGGTTAACTCTCGCAAGAACATGCTCCTCGCTGCCAA GCAAATCTGCAAGGAGTTCACTGACCTGCTCACTCAGGACCGCTCACCTCTGGGAAACTCTCGGCCGGCCCCCATCATAGAGCCTGGAATCCAAGGCTGCTTGACCCACTTCAGCCTCATCACTCACGGCTTCGGCTCTCCGGCCATCTGCGCCGCCATGACCTCACTTCAGAACTACCTGAACGAGGCGCTCAAACAAGTGGACAAGATGTACCTGAGCTCTGGTAGCGACACCCAGGGTTCCTCAGACAGTGGAAGCAAATCTGCCGACAAAATGGACAAGCACAGGAAATGA